One Nostoc sp. CENA543 genomic window, ATCATATTCTTAGGTGGAGATCAAATTTTCCCTGTCATCATCGGCAAAAAACTGGGATACCGTACAGTAGTTTACGCCGAATGGGAAGCCAGATGGCATAACTTCATTGACCGCTTTGCAGTTATGAACCCACAAGTTTCCGCCAAAGTCTCCCCCAAATACGCCGATAAATTTACAGTCGTCGGCGACATAATGCTAGAAGCCCAAAAACAACTCAACAATCCCCAATCCCCAAGCCCCAATCCCCAAGCCCCAATTATCGGTCTTTTACCTGGGTCAAAAGCCGCAAAATTAACCCAAGGTGTACCCCTAATGCTCAAAATTGCTGAATATATCCACAGCAAAAGACCTGAGATGAAATTTGTCATTCCTGTTGCGCCAACGTTAGATTTAGAAACTCTAGCTAGCTTTGCAGATCCTCAAAAAAACCCTTTTGCCGAAACTTTTCAATTTTCTGGTGCTTCCTTAGTTGTCTCAGAACCAAGTAGTAACTACCCTGTGTTGCAAACCAGTCAAGGAATCTATGTAGAGTTACACCAAGAAAATCCTGCCTATGATTTATTATCCCGTTGTTGTATTTGCTTAACCACCGTCGGAGCAAACACCGCCGAATTAGGGGCTTTGGGTGTACCCATGCTAGTGTTATTACCCACACAACAACTTGATGCTATGCGTTCTTGGGATGGTTTACCAGGGTTGCTGGCAAATTTACCAGGTTTAGGTTCTACTTTTGCCAAAATCATCAACTGGCTATTTCTCAGACGCAAAGGTTTACTAGCTTGGCCAAATATCTGGGCAAAAGCCGAAATAGTACCCGAAATCGTCGGGAAACTCCAAGCCAATGATATCGGGGAAATGGTTATAGACTTGATAGATCATCCAGAAAAATTAGAAGCAATGAGAAACCAGCTACGCCAAGCCAGAGGTGAAAGCGGTGCAGCCCAAAAAATAGCCCAGATTGTTAGTGAGGAAATTGGGAATTGGAAATAGGAAATAGGGAATGGGGCATTGGGCATAGGGTATGGGAGTAAAATGCTAATGACTAATGACTAATGACTAATGACTAATGACTAATGACTAATGACTAATGACTAATGACTAATGACTAATCAGACTGTCCATCTCTACGGCCTAGTTCATAAATTCCAGAACCCATGCAGGCGAGGATGCCCATACTAATTGCCCAACTGCGTCCTAAACTGATTTCTACACCCCAGTTACATAAAGCCCCAATGACCAAAAACGGCACAATGCTAAACAGTGAGGCGTAAAAGGCGTTTTGTGATTCTCTGGCTTTGCGGGTTTTTTCAAATTCTTTTTCACTAGTGTAAAGCGATCGCTCGGCAAAATTAAACCAGCGGCCTAGTTGTTCCATTACCCACTCACTCACGGGGGAAAATCCTAAATATAAGGCCAAAGACCACAAACTTGCTCCAGCGATCGCAACTGTATCTATCTCAAAACTAAAAGGTAGTATTTCGGTCAGCATGGCTTTGGTGCTTCCTGCAAATGGTTCGATTGATGCTAGATATCATGATCAATCGACTTATTCAGCAATTTTAAGCATAAAAGTTAACAAGATTTTGGCAACTTGGCAACTATCCCATAGGTAATCTTTCTTTTGACTGCTGCGAAATCATCTATAATTACCTAAATTTATACGTAAATATATTTAAAATTTCTGTATAAAATTATTTTTATTGATTTTCTTCTTCATTAGAAATTCAACTCAAGAATAACAACTTTTCTTGTCTAAATGATTTGACTACAAAAATTCCGTAAGCATCTAACTGGAGTTTAGACTAGTTCCCGGTGCGACAACGAAAAATAAGGGGTGTGCTTGAACACAGTCCCCTATTAGCAGAAGCTGAGAGAAGAACCACCAACTCTCATCTGCCAATATGAACCGTGCCAAATTAGAGGAATTTCGTCAAGCAGCGTATAACTATCTAGGTAGAGCGCATGATGCAACATTTGAACTGATGGATGCAATATTGCTAACTCGGAACGCTTACAGTTTGGCAGATTTATCACTATCACCAGCATTTAGACGCAAGTGGTCAAGTATTTATGAAGCGTTACAAGATAGCAGGCCACAGCGACAAAAATTGATGCAGTTATACATCAAACAGATGCCACACCAGGGTCGTCCGTTGTTGGCTGGCGACCATACAGCTTGGCCAAGGCCAGATGCGGTAACGCTACAGGAAAGGACAATTGAACACAGCAGTGTCTCAATGGGAGGTGACAAACCAATCACCATTGGTCAGGGGCTATAGCACCATTGCTTGGATACCGGAGAGTTCGGGCAGTTGGGCATTACCATTGAGACACGAGCGAATTACCAGTTGGGAAAGCCCAATCCAGAAAGCAGCATGGCAATTACAACAAGTTTGTGAAAATTTACCTACCAGACCAATTTCGGTTTGGGATAGTGAGTACGGGTGCGCTCCTTTCGTTTTGAAGACGAGTAATATTAAAGCAGACATTTTGGTACGTTTGCGTTCAAATCTTTGTTTATGGGGCGCACCACCACCATATTCTGGCAAGGGACGACCGAGAAAACATGGTGATAAATTTAAGTTGAATGATGCTTCGACATGGACTCAAGCCATTCAAACTATAGAAGTAAATCATCCAAAACTAGGACGTATCAAGGTGAGCTTGTGGTCAAATTTTCATTTTCGGAAAGCCGCTACACGTCCGATGTCCTTGATTCGGGTTGAGCGTCTTGATGAGCTTGGCAACTTGCGGGTGTCAAAACCTTTGTGGTTGGCTTGGCTGGGAGAACAAATGCCGCCTTTAGAAGAAGTTTGGCAACTCTACTTGCGGCGTTTTACTGTTGACCACTGGTATCGCTTTTTGAAGCAACGCTTACACTGGACTCTTCCCAAGCTACGTACCCCTAAGCAATGTGAGCGTTGGAGTGACTTAATGCCCATCATGACTTGGGAATTGTGGTTAGCCCGTGATATCGTTGCAGACAACCCTTTACCTTGGCAAAAGTTATTAGTTAGTTTGACTCCAGGTAGGGTTGCTCAGGCGATGGGAAGTATTTTAGCGACGATTGGTACTCCTGCCCGTCCGCCCAAACCTCGCGGAAAGTCCCCTGGCTGGAAGACTGGACAACCCCGACAACGTAGAATTCGCTATCCTGTTGTTAGAAAAACTACAACTAAGCCACGTAAGCAACAATCAGAATCTGCTTAAGATTGTCGATTTTTATGTCTAATGCCTATTTATTTTCAACTCAGCCTTCCTGGGTCATTTTTTGCTGCTTAGTCTAAACTCCAGATCTAACTTTTCCATTCTCTATTCCCTACTTACACAAATAATTCAAGAATTAAATTCGATTTTTGTACGTATACACGTAAAATCCTGATTAAAAAATCTATAATTTTTGGTTATTAACAGTTTTTTGATGGCAATTAAGCGGTCATTAAACAAATCAATAGCAAAAGTTTGACACTCTAAACCCTTATATATTAATCTATTTGACTGAATAAGTTAATTTACGTAAGTATATACTCACAGCATAAATCTAATAATTCAAATAAAAATCGGTTTTTCCGGAAGGATAGCAATTTTTAATTTAGATTTATCCGAGTATTTACAAAAAATAAATCTCAATAATATAGGAATGGCTGAAGGAAAATAATAATGAGTAAGCAGCAAGCAAAAGTAATATTGGGAACAGCAACGCTGTCAATCTTAAGTATCAGTATTTTTAGCTGCATGACTCTATTACCTCAAGGCGAAATTGCCAGAGCAAGAGAGGTAAAATCCAACACTATAGCCACAGGTAATGGTTGGTCAGCAGCATCTTTTCCTGTAGAAAACTTTCAAGCCTATACCTCTGCATTTGGCTACCGTCGTTCAGCAACAGGCGGGAATAATTGGGAATTTCACAATGGTTTAGATATAGCTGCCCCACAAGGTAGTTATATTCGTAACTGGTGGGGTGGCACAGTGATTAAAGTGAGCGATCGCGGTGCTTGTGGTACTCACATCGTAATTAAATCTGGACAATGGGAACACACCTATTGTCATATGGAAGGTTCTGTAGAAACCTCTAACGGTCGGCAGTACATGATTGATAGAGCCGGCGGCATCCAAATCTGGGAAGGTCAAACAATCCCCACAGGGGTGAGAATTGGTAGAGTCGGGATGACCGGACGCACCACCGGGCCGCATCTCCACTGGGTAATGAAGTACGCCAATAACTATGTTGATCCGGCAATGGTGTTAAGGGAAATGTTCGTCCAACAGCAAATCGCCAGAGGTAAGGACGCTTCCAACTAAATAGGCAAGGGGGCAGGAGGCAGGGGGCAGGAGGCAGGGGGCAGGAGGCAGGGGGCAGGGGTGCAGGGTGCAGGGGAGATAAAGAAAATTTAAAATCAGTTTGCCCTTATTTTTGAAGTGATTGAGTAATAAAAAATACTCACCACTCATTACTCATTACTTATTACTTATTACTTATTACTTATTACTCAGCACCGGCTAAACGCCGCGCTACCGCTAACACCACTCACCACTGTTTTAAATGTGCCAAATCGCCATACTACAGATAGTAACTGGGTATACAGAAATTTGAGTTGTAGTCCTGTCTACTTGATATTCCAGGGGATTTGAGTACAGCTTAATATATCTCAAAATATCTCACTCAAATCGTATCAAAGTCTTACATATTAAGTTTTTTGTAGCGAGTACAAAAATTCTGAACCCTGGGGTGATAAATACTAGTCCCCCATATCTAAAATACTTGTCCCCATACCCCAAAATAAATTTTTGGTTGTTGTCTGTGGCGGGTTGGAGGGGTTGAGTATAAACGTAATTAATCCAATAAATCCAATCAAGATGGGGTGTACTGTCCTGTTGGGGGTCGCCTGATATAAGCATAAAAATAGCACAAGGCTCTTTTACCCACGCAGTACCAATGCAACAGTCCTTAGATGGTATCGACAATCCACCTGATAAAACCAAAACTTCCTGGTTGCAGGGTCTCTTCTCTGGCAATTTGTTTGAGCCATTGTTGAGTGATTTTCGGATAATTTTTGAACGCGATCCCGCCGCACGCAATTGGCTGGAGGTGGTGTTCTGTTATCCAGGTTTGCACGCTATCTGTTTACATCGTCTCGCTCACTGGTTACACCTGCGAAATGTGGTGTTCTTCCCTCGCTTTATTTCTCATCTGGCGCGTTTTCTTACCGGCATCGAAATTCACCCAGGTGCAAGGATTGGTAAAGGTGTGTTTATCGACCACGGAATGGGGGTTGTGATTGGTGAAACGGCGATTGTGGGAGACTACACCCTAATTTATCAAGGTGTGACTCTAGGCGGTACTGGCAAGGAAAGCGGTAAACGCCATCCGACTGTCGGCAGTCATGTTGTTGTGGGGACTGGTGCCAAGGTTTTAGGTAATATCCAAATTGGCGATCGCGTCAGAATTGGTGCAGGTTCAGTTGTATTACGCGATGTTCCCCCAGACTCTACAGTAGTAGGGATTCCAGGACGGATTATTTCCCGTAAGGAAAAGAATAATTTATGTCCTCTGGATCACGCCAAGTTACCTGACGTAGAAGCAAATGTGATTCGTTCGCTATTAACGCGGATTGAGCAGCTAGAACAAAAACTGCAAACTCTCTCTAGCCAATCAGAATATAGGCAGGGGGCAGGGAGCAGGGAGCCAGGGCGAAAGATTCTCAGTTCCTTGGCTAGTGAAGATACTAACCCCTAGATTTATGTATAGTATTTTCTCCCTGCACCCTGCACTCCTCCCCTTGTCCTCTTCTATGACTAAGGATAAATAATCATGTTGCGAGGTGATTATATATTGCAGATACCGTTTGGCGATCGCTGGCAGATTTATCATCGGTTACAAGAGTTGATGATCCCTTGTTCCTGTCTTCCCGATGGTTCCTTGCAGGTGCAAGTTAATAGCTGCTTGACAGCAGTTCTAGTTCGCAGTACAGTTATGCAATTTCTAGCCTCTCGCCCAGAGTTACTAGACTGGCTAGAGCGTTGTTGGGATTGCAACTATGAAGAGTTTTGAGTGCTGGGTGCTAAGAAAGTCTGACGAAAAACTGACAAAAAAAGCATTTTTATTAGGGATTTTTAATTTTGTATTTTGCATTAGGAGCGAAACAACGTGACCACTCACAATAAAGATGTAGAACTGCTAGATTTTTTACATAATGAACTTGCACTTTCCCATAAAGATATTGCTATAGCTCTCAAACACCGCGAACTTGATCCTGCTCCTTTACCGATGTTACTTTGGCAATATGGTTTAGTAAATTTGGAAGAACTGGAGAAAATTCTAGATTGGTTACATAACAATATATAAAAAACTTGTCTTAAATAGTCATAAAATCATAATTTTTCTTAGAGATGATTGCAAAAATAATATATTTATAATTTTGTCATTAAGTTATATTGGTTTTTAATTTAATAACTGAAAATACTAAGTTAAAAAAATTAAGATTTTTACGCAAAAATAAAATTTGCATCATATATAGTTCTATGTCAATACACTTCAGATAAGCATTTTGACATTTTACTGTTCTCTTTTCCCTGTTTCCCTGCCTAAGCAGGAAAACTTGCTCAACTGAACCATATTAGAATGTAATATTTAAATCACTTTCAGCACCGCAAATAAATTGAGAAAAATATTTAGCAATTGTCCCAGAATGTCAAGCATTAGCGGATAATTGCTAATATTTATATATGGCAAAAATTTAGTTAAAGAATATGTATTTTTTGCAAATTTTTTATTAAATGATACCTGGTTTTTGTCTACTGCCATACAGATGTGTTGTTATTGTTTAGGTAATATTTAGAAATGATGAAGATGAATTATGAAAGGTGAAAGTTAACTGCATTTACCGTTCAATCTTCGCCAGATATTTTTAGCATTTACCAATACCACAAATTGTATAAAATTGTGCCTTTAAATCTTGAAAGTATATTAAGAGAAATTGCTAAGAGGGATGTTTGAGATGACTAAAATTATCATTAACGACACGACATTACGAGACGGTGAACAGGCCGCAGGTGTAGCATTTACCCTCGAAGAAAAAGTAGCGATCGCTAAATTTCTCGATAGCATTGGTGTACCCGAATTAGAAGTGGGGATACCTGCAATGGGTGAGGAGGAGATGCGTGCAATTTCCGCCATTTCTAATTTAGGTTTACGAGCTGAACTGTTGGCGTGGAATCGCGCCGTCATGTCAGATATTAAAGCTTCTATTGCCTGTGGAATGAAGCGCGTACATATCGCCATTCCCGTTTCCGGTATTCAAATCGCCGCGAAATTTCACGGACAATGGCGGGTAAGTCTGCAAAGACTCAAAGACTGTATTAGCTTTGCAGTTGATCAAGGTCTTTGGGTTGCAGTCGGGGGGGAAGATTCCTCCAGAGCTGATGAAAACTTCCTCTTGGATGTTGCATTGTCAGCCGAAGAATGGGGTGCGTCACGTTTTCGTTTCTGCGATACCGTGGGAGTTCTTGATCCTTTCAGCACCTATGGGGAAGTAAAGCAGTTAGTTTCGGCTTTATCAATTCCCGTAGAAATTCATACCCACAATGATTTCGGTATGGCTACAGCCAACGCTTTAGCAGGAATTAAAGCTGGAGCCGCATCTGTAAATACTACAGTTATCGGTATGGGTGAGCGAGCTGGTAACGCAGCTTTAGAAGAAGTAGTCATGGCCATTAAACGCATCTATGGCGTAGATATGGGAATTGACACCCCCAGGTTGTTGGAATTGTCACAACTGGTGGCGGCTGCTTCTGGTGCTAGCGTACCACCTTGGAAAGCGATCGTTGGTGAAAATACCTTTGCTCACGAGTCAGGAATTCATGCTCATGGTGTCATGCAAAACCCTGACACCTACGAACCCTTTGCACCGGAAGAAGTCGGTTGGGAACGCCGCTTAGTCGTAGGTAAACATTCTGGACGACATTTGGTATCTAGTTTACTCAAACAGCATGGGATTATTCTCAACGCCGAAGAAACCCAATCTGTTTTAGACGCAGTCCGCCAACAGTCAGTCAAGAAAAAACGCAGTTTAACTACAGAAGAACTGCTGAATTTGGTAAAAGAACAGAGGTATTCTCATGCAGCGCGATGAATACGAATTGGACTCAGAACCAGTGTTTGACTTAGGAGAAAAAGTCAGACTTCGCAAACAAATTAAGAACGATGGCACATTTCCAGGTCGAGATATTGGGGAGATTTTAGCAAAAAAAGGAGAAATTGGCTACGTAGCAAGTATAGGGACTTTCTTACAACGTTCCTACATTTATGCCGTGCATTTCTTAGATAAAGGAATCATTGTTGGCTGTCGGGAAAAAGAACTAGAATCTGCTGAGGAAAACCATGAAAGTGATGTTACGGATGAATGATGCAGGTAACTTAACAGTTTATGTTGCCAAAAAAGACTTAGAAGAAGTAGTAGTTAAACAAACTGATGGTGCTGAAGGTAAAGTTCTCACTCTAGCGAATGGCTGGGAATTAGAATTTCGTGAAATTCCAGACGCTAGTAGTTTACCTAAAACTGTAGAAGCTAAAAGACTGGCTTAAATGGTCATGGGGCATAGGGCATAGGGCATGGGAGTACAACCTCTCGTATACCCCTACACCCTTATACCCCTAAACCCTTACACCCCTATCTCCTACTCCCTTTCTCATACTGAACATGGGTGACAAATATTTGCAGTTATCAGAGTTTAATCTTGAGGGTAATTTCTTGGGTTTTATGGGCAATAAACCGAAGAAAATTAAATACTTGAGTTTGGCTATTCCCTCTGGAGATGTATTAATTAAACTACCGAAAAAATTACGCTCTTGTTTAAGTTCATCTCTCAATATAGGTGAGCGCATTAATATTTATGGTGTGGGCAAATTACACCGATACAAGGGAACAATTAAACTCAAAGCTTATGAAGTCACTAAGATTAGTGATGAACAAGTTTCCCATTCCCACGCAGACTTACCAACGCAACCATCAGCGAAAATTATGGTGTGTCAAAAAGCGGGTTGCATAAAAAGAGGTGGTCAAGGGTTATTATCTCAACTAGAACAAACTTTGTGCGATCGCGGTTTACTTGACAAAGTGACTATCGAACACACCAGTTGTCAAAAACGCTGTAGCAGTGCGCCCAACTGTATTTTAATGCTGGGTAAAAAGAAATACAAGAAGAACTGTCCGCAAGCGATCGCCTCACTCCTAGAAAGCTATTTCACCACAAGAGAATAAAACAACTTTCGTGCAGAGTCATTTCACCATAGTCCGGTATCCACGCTACCCAGGTGTTTGGAGACTCCTGACAGAGCAACTTAGCTTCATCACAACTATATTCACTAGGGAGATGAAGCAACTTTACCCAAGTCTCATTAATAGGAGTGATGTGATCATCATAATTTATTCCAGATAAGGGACTGAATGGAAATACAGGATAAGTTTCCGTAACTAGCATCGTTATCTAGCCCTCTCACAAAAATCATTTGTCAAGCTATTGACTCCACCAAGCATATACAGGGTATAAATCAAATTACTTCTGTATTCAGTTTTACAAAAAATAGATTTTATAGTTAATTTTCGCCAATAAATTTACAAATCCTCATGCAAAGATCCCCGACTCTTGCCCAAAGTCGGGGATCTTTGCGGTTTAGTTAAAGTTTTGTAACTCAAATCACCAATCCCTGACAAGTGTAGGTTTTTGACGTTGTGTACCAAAAACATTGGTTTCGGGGTTTTGGGGTGTAGGGGTGTAAGGGTGTAAGGGTGAGTGAAACGATGATTCTGTCGTTAGTCTGAGAGTCATCACTCACTGCTAGGTAAAAAACCTACACTTGTGAGAGTCCCCAATCCCCAGTCCCTAATCCCCTGCGCCAATCTATGATTTACTCCAATATTCATTGATTTTTGACTATTGAATAGATTTTTGCTGATGCTGAGGTGCGGTAAAGATTTATTTGGAGAAGTTAACAAAGTTTAATAGAATAGTTTTATTCACCATAAGTATTTTTGCTCATTGCCATGATAGCTGATGGATTTCCTTGGCTAACCGCGATTATTCTGCTGCCACTCGTTGCTTCCCTAGCCATTCCCGTGTTGCCTGATAAAGACGGCAAACTGGTGCGATGGTATGCCCTGGGTGTTGGTATCGCGGACTTTGTTTTGATGTGCTACGCCTTTTGGACAAATTACGATACCAACAGTGCAACTTTTCAGCTTGCGGAAAAATATGCCTGGATACCTCAGTTGGGCTTTAGCTGGGCTGTTTCTGTTGATGGTATCTCCATGCCGCTCGTACTGTTGGCAGGATTTGTCACCACACTTTCTATGCTGGCTGCTTGGCAGGTGAACCTGAAACCACGCCTGTTCTATTTCTTAATGCTGGTGTTGTATGCAGCACAAATTGGTGTATTTGTGGCTCAAGATGCGCTGCTATTCTTCATTATGTGGGAATTAGAACTAGTTCCTGTATATCTTTTGGTATCAATTTGGGGTGGTCAAAAACGTCGCTACGCTGCTACAAAGTTCTTACTCTACACCGCAGCCGCTTCGATTTTTATTCTGGTAGCTGGGCTAGCAATGGCTCTCTACGGTGACAACACCACCTTCGATATTGTGGAACTGGGCGCGAAGAATTACCCCTTAGCTTTAGAATTACTACTTTACGCTGGATTATTAATTGCCTTTGGTGTCAAACTAGCGATTTTCCCCTTGCACACTTGGCTACCTGATGCCCACGGTGAAGCTTCTGCACCTGTATCCATGATTTTGGCGGGTGTACTATTAAAAATGGGTGGATATGGATTAATTCGCTTTAATTTAGAATTATTTTCTGATGCCCATATCTACTTTGCTCCTGTTTTAGCTACTCTTGGTGTTATCAATATTATCTACGGGGCGTTAAATTCCTTTGCTCAAACCCACATGAAACGCCGCCTCGCCTATTCCTCTGTGTCTCACATGGGTTTCGTGCTGTTGGGTATTGCTTCTTTCACCGATGTGGGTGTAAGTGGTGCAATGCTGCAAATGCTGTCTCACGGTTTAATTGCGGCGGTGTTATTCTTCCTAGCTGGGGTTACTTATGACCGTACCCACACAATGGCAATGGAAAGTTTAGGTGGTATTGGTCAATTAATGCCGAAAGTGTTTGCTTTATTCACCGCCGGTGCGATGGCTTCCTTAGCACTCCCTGGAATGAGTGGTTTTGTGAGCGAACTTCAGGTATTTGTCGGGATTACCACCAGTGACATTTACAGTTCAACTTTCTGCACTGTGATGGTTTTCCTAGCTGCTGTAGGCGTGATTTTGACTCCGATTTATCTGTTATCAATGTTGAGAGAGGTATTTTACGGCACAGGTGCAGAATTATCCTGCAACATTAACAACTCAGCTTACGAAAACCAGGAAGATGAAGGGACAGTCTGCTTTGGTACAGATTGTCTACTACCAAGCCAAGCAGTTTATAGAGACGCTACTACTAGAGAAGTGTTTATTGCTGCTTCCTTCTTAGTGTTGATTATTGGGATTGGTGTTTATCCTAAGTTAGCTACTAATATGTATGATGTGAAAACAGTAGCTGTGAATACTCAGGTACGGCAATCTTATACTCAAATTGCCCAAACCAATCCTCGGATATATGCCCAAGATTTCTTATCTCCTCAAATCAGCGAACCTGAAATTATGGCTGTTTCCGGGATTGTGAAGTAAGAGTCATCCTCTGGATAATATTAAGCGATCGCCTCGCCATGAAGCGATCGCTTTTTCTTTTGTCTCCAAAAAATTTGACAAAACACTGCATTTACACAGTTTATTCATGTATTAAAACTATTTTTTGATCTGGAAGTCCCTAACAGTCATCTTTCAACACTTGCACTATTCCCTGTTTTCTGTAAATCAAATATAAAATTTTACTTATTTTTAACCTTGTGTTAAATTTTTAATAAACTTGACTAAATCTAGAGATTTACCGTAATTAAGCTTTATTTATAAACAGGGATTTGGCAATGGGAGAAATGATCATTACCCCTAACGATTGGCCACACATAGCATTTAGACTAGCTCTAGCTTTGGTAGTTGGGTGCATGATTGGATTCAATCGTCAACAAGGCGGTAGACCAGCCGGCATGAGAACCTTTATGTTAGTCAGTATGGGTGCAGCATTATTTGTGATGATTCCTTTACAGGCTGAAGGTGATAGTCCCTATGCAGCAACTAACGCTCTAAGCCGAACCATTCAGGGTGTAGCTACTGGAGTAGGATTCCTCGGAGCAGGATTGATTTTACAAGAATCTCCCAGAAAGTCCGACAAGCCAAAAGTCCGTGGGTTGACAACAGCCGCCTGTGTATGGACTGCGGCGGGTTTAGGTGCGGCCATAGGCTGTGGTTTGTGGCAAATGGGATTAATCGGAGGATTACTCACGTTGATTACCCTAAGTGGTGTCAAACGCCTAAATCGTTCTTTAGCAACATTGGAAAATCAGGATAAAAGCACTAATACCAGAGATTTCATAATCAATGATGATGACGATTAATGCTCAATGCTTTAGGTGTTCTCACCATTTTTGAAACTGATACCAAACTGGGATGGTAACTATTGTCTCGGACTTCTGAAGGCTGATGACCAAATAAAAGCTCTTTGGAAACAATTACAGCGAACTAAGAAATAACTCTCCATTGCCAAATAACCTTCAGATTCACCGGAAATGAATCTCGACTAATGACCCAGG contains:
- a CDS encoding NAD(P)H-quinone oxidoreductase subunit 4; the encoded protein is MIADGFPWLTAIILLPLVASLAIPVLPDKDGKLVRWYALGVGIADFVLMCYAFWTNYDTNSATFQLAEKYAWIPQLGFSWAVSVDGISMPLVLLAGFVTTLSMLAAWQVNLKPRLFYFLMLVLYAAQIGVFVAQDALLFFIMWELELVPVYLLVSIWGGQKRRYAATKFLLYTAAASIFILVAGLAMALYGDNTTFDIVELGAKNYPLALELLLYAGLLIAFGVKLAIFPLHTWLPDAHGEASAPVSMILAGVLLKMGGYGLIRFNLELFSDAHIYFAPVLATLGVINIIYGALNSFAQTHMKRRLAYSSVSHMGFVLLGIASFTDVGVSGAMLQMLSHGLIAAVLFFLAGVTYDRTHTMAMESLGGIGQLMPKVFALFTAGAMASLALPGMSGFVSELQVFVGITTSDIYSSTFCTVMVFLAAVGVILTPIYLLSMLREVFYGTGAELSCNINNSAYENQEDEGTVCFGTDCLLPSQAVYRDATTREVFIAASFLVLIIGIGVYPKLATNMYDVKTVAVNTQVRQSYTQIAQTNPRIYAQDFLSPQISEPEIMAVSGIVK
- a CDS encoding MgtC/SapB family protein — encoded protein: MGEMIITPNDWPHIAFRLALALVVGCMIGFNRQQGGRPAGMRTFMLVSMGAALFVMIPLQAEGDSPYAATNALSRTIQGVATGVGFLGAGLILQESPRKSDKPKVRGLTTAACVWTAAGLGAAIGCGLWQMGLIGGLLTLITLSGVKRLNRSLATLENQDKSTNTRDFIINDDDD